tttccttctctctaccctgtattcctgtgtccattcagccagcttctgtccccctctgtcttctcatctccgttccagacaggagctgcccacatagtctcatgtgtctacttgagccaagaaactcactcttcaccagtatcattttctgtcttatagtccagtccaatccctgtctgaagtgttagctttgggaatggctccagtcttgagctaacagaaggtctggggaccatgacctctggggtccttctagtctcagtcagacgattaagtctggtctttttatgagaatttgaggtctgcatctcactgctctcctgctccaacaggtattttcagttgtgttccctgtcaggtcagtcttcggttgtagccagacaccatctagttcttctggtctcaggctgatgtagtctctcgtttatgtggccctttctgtctcttgggctcataattaccttgtgtctttggtgttcttcattctcctttgctccagatgagttgagatgatttgatgcatcttagatggccatttgctaatgtttaagacttcaaacaccactcaccaaagtgggatgcagaatgttttcttaatagattttattatgccaatttacttagatgtatcctgaaaccatggtccccaaatccctgcccctgctactctggcatttgaagcgttcagtttattcaggaaacttctttgcttttggtgtattccaattgcgctgacctcccctgtattgtgtgttgtctttcccttcacctaaaataattcttgtctactatctaatatccctctccctccctccccactctcatatccatcaaagaatattttgttctctgtttaaactatttcttgagttcttataatagtggtctcatacaatatttgtcctttgctaatttcagtcagcatagtgccttccagagtcctccatgttatgaaatgtttcacaggtacatccttgttctttatcgttgtgtagttttccattgtgtgaatatgtcataatttattcatccattcatttgttgatgggcattgtcataaacagtgctgcaatgaacgtgggtgtgtatgtatctgtttgtgtaaaggctctttttttctctaggatatagtccaaggagtgggattgctggattgtatgctagttctacttctagctttttaaggaaacgccaaatcgatttccaaagtggttgtacaaatttacattcccaccagcagtgtataaatgttccagtctctccacaacctctccaacatttattattgtttttttttggattaatgccagcgttACTGGAATGAGATGGAacctccttgtagttttgattagcatttcttTAATATCTAATGATCATGAGGATTTCCtattgtatctgttagctacctgaatgtcttctttagtgaaatgcctgttcacatcctttgcccattttttaattgggttgtgttattgttgttgagtttttgtagtgtCACgtcgattttagagatcaggtgctgatgggaaatgtcatagctaaaaactttttcccagtctgtaggtaatctttttactcttttgatgaagtctttgaatgagcgtaggtgtttaatttttaggagcgcccagttatctagtttctcttctggtatttgtgcattgttagtaatattttaaatactgtttatgccatgtattggagctcctagtgttgtccccattttttttccccatgctctttatcattttagattttatatttaggtcattgattcattttgagttagtttttgtgcatggtgtgaagtatgggtctcgtttcattttttttgcagatggatatccagctatgccagcaccatttatcagacagactttttccccatttaactgactttgggcctttgtcaaatatcagctgctcatgtgtgaatggatttatgtctggattctcaattctgttccattggtctcagtatctgttgttgtaccagtaccgggctgttttgactgctgtggcagtataataggttctaaaatcaggtagcatgaggcctcctgctttgttcttctttttcagtaatgctttacttatccagttAGGCTGATGCTTTTGAACTCccagtcttttagttagcagctgaacacttagccGCCTTGCCATCAGAACTCCTAAACAACCTCTtacttaatttaaaataatgattgcctttctctttgtcattatacacatagttttctcattttttctttcttttcagtttttcactttaattgcttttattttttctttctcccaattcttcttctttttcacaatcctctgttttctatttgttcttttTACAACTCTACCCAGTTTCTTCATTGATCAGGTATAGTTTCATAATTTCAATCATCTTTGAGTTACatcctttcttatttttgttgaTCTGTGATATTATAAATACATTATTTGGAATACCTAATCACTCTTTTAGAGGAAGCCCTGGTAGCGAAGTGGTGAAGGTCTATGGCTGCCAAcgaaaagggcagcagttcaaattcagtaTCTGCTCCTAGGACACTCTATGgcggtagttctactgtgtcctatagggtcacagtggAACTACCGCCATAGAGTGTCCTAGgagtgtcctatagagtcacagtgagtcagaatcacagTGGAACTACTGCCATAGAGTGTCCATagagtgtcctatagggtcacagtgagtcagaatcaactctacagaaaCAAGGTTTTATCACTCTTTTAAggaccctggtgacacagtgtttaAATGCttgtttgctaactgaaagattgggagtttaaacccaccatctgctctttgGGAAAAGATGCGGTAGGCTACTTCCTTAAAGGTTCACAGCCttaccctgtggagcaattctactctgtactatagggtcactatgagttggaatctacttgactgcaatggtttgagtttggttttattACTATTTCAAtaacagttttatttttatatctagGAGGCTGCTTTTGTTATGTCTGGGACATAATTTCCACATGATTGAATCCTTTAATGAATTTTTGATGAACGTAACATTTTTGGTGTGTCCTCCTCCCCTCATTTTTTGTTCTTAACAttgtgttagcagctgagtttataaagaaagatcATACACTGTTCCTTCCCTGAGGCTGTATACACGTAAAACTAACTATGTTATGTGATAAGCACTACTTTGGGCATGAATAAAGTACTATGTGcaggaacattgaagaggaaggtATAGATTCTTCTTGTGGAGGGTAATGGGAGTAGGGAAGGGAAATTTAAACATTATAGCATGTGtaacagattgaattatgtcctgccataatgtgtgtcaagttggctaggccatgactcccagtgttgtgtgattgtccaccattttgtgatctgatatgattttcctacgtgttgtaaattctatctctaagatgttaatcaggcaggattgaaggcagttatgctaataagcaggactcaatgtacaagattaggttgtgttttaagtcaacctcttttgagttataaaagagagaattgagcagagagagaaTGGGACTTCTTACCACccagaaagtagtgccaggaccAGAATGCATTCTTTGAACCTGAGATTCctatgctaagaagctcctaaacgaggagaagattaataataaggaccttcccccaagcccacagagagaaaacaTTCTGTTGGAGCTGGCAccttcaatttggacttctagagtcatagactgtgagagaataaataactGTTAAAGTtgtccacttgtgctatttctgttatagcagcactagatgactaagacagcatgtaATTTAACTCTGTCTTAAAGaatggatttcatttctctttcagaGAGAGAAGACCAGCAGGTGGATGTGGTAGAAAGGGAGTCATGGAAGAAGGGCTAGTATGTTCAAAAGCATAGGGCCTGTGTAGTGCACAGCACTTTCAGGTAATAAACAGGTTTTTATGGGTCATGTGGTACAAGAAATGGAGTAGGAGAATTGTTGGAAATTAGTTTGGAAAGAACCAGATTCCAAATATCTTTGAAAGTTCTATTAGATGCTTGCCATCGTGTGGAAGAAAAAGGTTCCATTACACTATTAACACTATCTCAGATCTGACTGCATGTGTATAGATGTTTGTTGGAACAGAAAAAAGGTGGAAAGAGAGAATTGTGACGAAGCTTTGAAGTAGCCCTAATGAGGGCTGATGAAAGCAGGGACAGTGAGAAGAGAAAGGAGCAGGTACATGGCACatgcattaaattaaaaaaaagcattgtGACATGTATCAATAATTTTAACAAGTACCAAAGCAATATGACTAAAACAGTGCATTTCACTTTCAGATTTAACACATAAACTTTTCTCTTTaatcagaattttaaattttatgtagaAGAATATTACCAATGCAATTGAAATCACTGTTCCTATCAAATTTCCCTCTTTCCGTTCCCAAAGAAAGTCACAATTCTGAAGTTGTTTGGTATCTTTTCTGTTCACCTTTGCATAAGTTTTCTGCATGTgtacatatttataaataatatatagagactattgattcttttaaaatttgagaaaattatggtataattattatttttcattcaaTATTACACTTTTGAGAATTATCCATGATAAGAAATGTAAATCCAGTTCACTCAGATTACTTTCCAAAAATTCATTCCATTGTACTAATACATGATAAtttatcttttcctttattttggacTGATAGGTTAATTCCATTACTAGATGCATTTCAGAGGAAGAATTTACTGGGTTTGATAACATACATTATTTCACATTCTCCTAATAGTTATATGAGATGTTAATCATTTCCATATTACAGATGGGAAAAAAAGCTGACAGATGAAATGGATGTTACCCAACACCACCAAGTATTGGGTGGCAGGATGTGCTATATTGCTTTTTACATACTGAAGCCTGTATTCATTATACTATGTAGCTcctttgaaaataataaaaataattgctaGAAGATGTTGTAAGTGTGAATATAAGGATGAGTTCAAAGAATGATACAATCTCACACAAGAGTCTATCTTTAGTATCAAACTCCAGGCAAGTGTAGAGTCTCTGCATCCACATTGAGTTGATGGTAAGATCGGAATACTGTGGCTCAAAATGGTAGACTGAAGCTGCTTACTGAGTAACTGTTGTATATCCCAGCACTCTTCTTGGCACTCTGGAGGTTATAAAGAAGTATGATAGATGGAATAGTTCTACGATTCATATGGGTTAAAAATGAAACACTAGAAGCAGAGAACAACTTGGGTTGGAGTAGTTAAGAGTGATTTCCTGAAGGAGATGAAACTTGAATACAGGCCACATTGAGAAGACTTCCATGTGCTTAGGTGGAACTTCATCAGAGATTTCAGTTTCCTCTGGGGAAACAAAGGTTGAGTGGAGCAGGTCCATAAGGAATTTTCTGGTATGAGTCTGTTAAGAAGACCATTTGCTCCAAAATGGAGTATTCACCCCAACAATTAGTATAAAACCATATGTTTTAGCAAAGTGCCAAATGTATCAGGAAATCTGAGGTACATTAATTAATTGATAGACAGTTTTCAGGGACAATTAGTCATAGAGGCTAAACAGCAGTCATTGGTATGTCAATATATGACAGTCATAAGATATAGAAGGGGTTCATCATTCTTGAACAATTTCTGTTATCACCCTGCCACACTTTTTTGCGTGTACTGAATCTTAGGAAATTCCACGTAAGTGAAAGAATGGAGGAAATTGGGAAGAGCATTGATATTGTACATGccctggggtggtgcaaatggtttgtacttcATTATCAAcctgaaggatccctggtggcacagtggttaagggcttggctactaaccaaaaagtaggcagttcaaatccatcaagtgctccttggtagccctatagggcaattctactctcttctatagggttgccacgagtcagaattgactcaagggccatgggttactaacttaaaggttagtggttcaaacccacccactggggctacagaagaaaggcctggtgatctggttctataatgattaaaaataatgattactgccaagaaaatcctttgaagtagttctactctgtagctcaTGGGGTTGATGCTATGGTCTTGAGACAGAAATTCTTCTCTGGAAAACCTCAGTCTTCTGCTCTTAGGGCCTTCAACTGAATGGATGAGACCCCACTCACATCAATAGTAATTGCTTTTATTCAAAGTCAACTCATTGGAGATTGTAACCACATCTGTAAAACACTGTCACAGCAAAAAGTTTATTGTTTCATTAAATAACTGGTTACTATATATTCTAGAtggaagccctgatggtgtagtggttaaaatctacagctgctaaccaaaaggttgacaggcTGAATCCTccaagctctccttggaaaccctgtggggcagttctagtctatcctacagggttgttacgagtaggaattgacttgacagccgtGGGTATATCCTACATGTTTTAGGGTATTGTAGCCTTATGTTATATGTAAGTTCTACACGAGTCAGCACCATCTCAACGGCAAGTAACAAcaataggtagatagatggatgCAAGAAATTAACCATCACCGATGTTAAATGCAGAGTCAACTTGGTGATAGAAAGCAGCTTCTCACAACAGCCACCACCTTCTCTGTGTGATCACAGTTTTAGAGTCCACGAGCGTATTAGGCTGGATGTAACGCCAAAGTgcaattgctgttgttgttagggaccATCAGGTTgcttctcactcatagtgactctgtgtacaaaagaaggaaacactgcccagtaatttgtcatcctcataattgttgctgtgtttgtttgagcccattgttgcagccactgtggagataggctttaataatttccacttttatattctattttattaATATAATTCTCATAATTTATATAATACTTTCTATTCTCCTCTTTTAGGTAGCACTGCTGGCAAACCCAATGGATGGAGCAAATCACTCTGTGGTGACAGAGTTTGTGTTTCTAGGACTGTCCAATTCCTGGGAGAGCCAGTTTGTCCTCTTCATGTTCTTCTCCATGTTTTATTTGGCAACCTTGTTGGGAAACTCCCTCGTGCTCACTGTGAATTCTGACCCTCACTTACACTCCCCCATGTACTTCCTGTTGGCCAATCTCTCCTTCGTTGACTTGGGTGTTTCTTCAGTTGCTTCTCCCAAGATGATTTATGACCTTTTCAGAAAGCACAAAGTCATCTCCTTTGGAGGCTGCATTGCTCAGATcttcttcatccatgtcatttttGGTGTGGAGTTGGTGCTGCTGATAGCCATGGCCTTTGACAGATATGTGGCCATTTGTAAGCCTCTCCACTACCTAACCATTATGAGCCCACGAATGTGCATCTTCTTTTTAGTGTCAGCCTGGATGATTGGTCTTATACATTCTGTGGTTCAATTGGCTTTTGTAGTAAATTTAcctttctgtggccccaatgtgtTGGACAGCTTTTACTGTGACATTCCTAGGCTCATCAAACTGGCCTGCACAGACACCTACCGACTGGAGTTCATGGTCATGGCCAACAGTGGATTCATCTCTGTGGGCTCCTTCTTCATACTAATCATTTCCTATATTGTCATCCTTCTCACTGTTCAGAAACACTCTTCAGCTGGTTTATCCAAGGCTCTGTCCACACTTTCAGCTCATGTCACTGTGGTAGTTTTGTTCTTTGGTCCTTTGATATTCTTCTATACATGTCCGTCTCTCTCCATAAACCTGGATAAGTTTTTGGCCATCTTTGATGCATTTGTCACGCCTTTCCTGAATCCTATCATTTACACTTTGAGGAATCAAGAAATGAAGGTAGCAATGCAGAGAGTATGCAGACAGCTAGTAAATTACAGGAAGATCTCTTAAGTGATTGTCTGTATTGTGAAGAGTCCTCATTGACTAATGAAGTTCTATTGTTAATTGTCAAACTCACAGAGAAGCTTCTCTTTTCCTGACATTTAGTTGATGACCTTGACACTGATATCTAGCCTTTTGCTTCTTTCACTAGGGAAAGAGTAAGATTCCcttctgaaaagagagaaggattACATACAAAGTATTTATGAATAAAGATGATAATAATTTTGTGCCTTAATGCGTAAGGAATAATTCTTATAAGAACTAATTAATAGAAATACAATATAGGGTAGGTTTCTTTAAGCCTTCAGAACAGGGAGAaatctccctttctctttctttttttaaacaataatctGTATCTCAGACAGAAATTTCTGGCAGTACTTAGTGGAGAATTTGCTAATagaggattgaattgtgtccctcaaaaatatgtttaTTGACACCTTTATCCCACTGAGTGGCTGATgggtgtgaactgctgaccttttggttagtagctaagcacttaaacactgtgccaccaaggctctttaagGAATGTACCcatacatttcaaaataaatggACAGTGGATCATTCATCAAGAAATACAAATTAAGGAGGCAGGGCCATGATGGCTGATTAGGTAGAAGCTAcatcggatccctcttgcaacaaagacttggaaaaacaagtgaatcaatcacatacatgacaatctatgaaccctggccatcaaacacagatctaaagagttgacctgagtgacagagactcagccagagcaagcaggctgcacactgacatggctaacgagagaacgagcaaccacggggaagcagcaactatTTTGGGAgactggagccagtgtcccagtcagaaaaccttagtgccaggctttggactgggtgcaggggagctgagcatggcatcctgagacagtgaaaacatgggacgcagccctagcccccagaagtgaccttgggggaagcccagccagggTACGCGGGCAGCGCAgcaacgcagctgacaggaggagaagtcaccaggaggcagcgactggttttggagcctggagtgcggtgtcccagttggggaaccttggtgctgggctttggactgggagtggaggaactgaccacaacTTCTGAGagagcacaagcacaggacgcaggcctgaccctcaggggcaatctcaaaCCAGCCAATGCACACATGCTACACACCCCTAGGGAATCTCAAATAAAACACTCATCAcgaagcaagataagtaactttgtctatattcctgggtgctactctctcctatctatctgatccctcccctcccctttccaggtggcttcattaacattggaatttcctgggccagagagtgaagtgctctgtgggttttttttttttttttgtcttttcctaacccattctcttggcctgagagaagcagctacaaaaaatccagggaccaaaattccttccctgacttcctgaaattggactaaaaatacagaaccagctccagccaagcatacgagatccacagtcttggtctttcatccctacagggtacaaggtggctattacaatgcaaaggcaattctgatagtgatctgactgcaattgttttaccAGATTGCTGGacagacaagtttcccaggtctcatacctctgcctattaaac
The window above is part of the Loxodonta africana isolate mLoxAfr1 chromosome 10, mLoxAfr1.hap2, whole genome shotgun sequence genome. Proteins encoded here:
- the LOC100669449 gene encoding olfactory receptor 4F21-like, whose amino-acid sequence is MDGANHSVVTEFVFLGLSNSWESQFVLFMFFSMFYLATLLGNSLVLTVNSDPHLHSPMYFLLANLSFVDLGVSSVASPKMIYDLFRKHKVISFGGCIAQIFFIHVIFGVELVLLIAMAFDRYVAICKPLHYLTIMSPRMCIFFLVSAWMIGLIHSVVQLAFVVNLPFCGPNVLDSFYCDIPRLIKLACTDTYRLEFMVMANSGFISVGSFFILIISYIVILLTVQKHSSAGLSKALSTLSAHVTVVVLFFGPLIFFYTCPSLSINLDKFLAIFDAFVTPFLNPIIYTLRNQEMKVAMQRVCRQLVNYRKIS